From Cricetulus griseus strain 17A/GY chromosome 1 unlocalized genomic scaffold, alternate assembly CriGri-PICRH-1.0 chr1_0, whole genome shotgun sequence, a single genomic window includes:
- the Crtc2 gene encoding CREB-regulated transcription coactivator 2 isoform X11, producing MATSGANGPGSATASASNPRKFSEKIALQKQRQAEETAAFEEVMMDIGSTRLQAQKLRLAYTRSSHYGGSLPNVNQIGCGLAEFQSPLHSPLDSSRSTRHHGLVERVQRDPRRMVSPLRRYPRHIDSSPYSPAYLSPPPESGWRRMMPWGNLPAEKGQLFRLPTALNRTSSDSALHTSVMNPNPQVTYSGPTPPSVLPSRRGGFLDGEMDAKVPAIEENLVDDKHLLKPWDAKKLSSSSSRPRSCEVPGINIFPSPDQPANVPVLPPAMNTGGSLPDLTNLHFPPPLPTPLDPEETVYPSLSGGNSTSNLTHTMTHLGISGGLGLGPSYDVAGLHSPLSHPSLQSSLSNPNLQASLSSPQPQLQGSHSHPSLPASSLAHHALPTTSLGHPSLSAPALSSSSSSSSTSSPVLSAPPYPASTPGASPRHRRVPLSPLSLPAGPADARRSQQQLPKQFSPTMSPTLSSITQLEQFNMESPSTSLVLDPPAFPEGPGFLGSEGSVSGPQDPHVLNHQNLTHCSRHGSGPNIILTGDSSPGFSKEIAAALAGVPGFEVSASGLELGLGLEDELRMEPLGLEGLTMLSDPCALLPDPAVEDSFRSDRLQ from the exons ATGGCGACGTCGGGGGCGAACGGGCCGGGCTCTGCCACAGCCTCGGCGTCCAATCCTCGCAAGTTTAGTGAGAAGATCGCGCTGCAGAAGCAGCGTCAGGCCGAGGAGACGGCGGCCTTCGAGGAGGTGATGATGGACATCGGCTCCACACGG TTACAGGCCCAAAAACTGCGGCTGGCTTATACAAGGAGCTCCCATTATGGTGGTTCTTTGCCCAATGTGAACCAGATTGGCTGTGGCCTGGCTGAGTTCCAG AGCCCCCTCCATTCACCTTTGGACTCATCTCGGAGCACTAGGCACCATGGGTTGGTGGAACGGGTACAGCGAGACCCCCGAAGAATGGTGTCCCCACTTCGCCGATACCCCCGCCAC ATTGACAGTTCTCCCTATAGCCCTGCCTACTTATCTCCTCCCCCAGAGTCTGGCTGGCGAAG GATGATGCCCTGGGGCAACCTCCCAGCTGAGAAGGGGCAGTTGTTTCGACTGCCAACTGCACTTAACAG GACAAGTTCTGACTCTGCTCTTCACACAAGTGTGATGAACCCCAACCCCCAAGTCACTTATTCAGGCCCCACACCTCCCAGTGTCCTGCCCAGTCGCCGAGGAG GTTTTCTGGATGGTGAGATGGATGCTAAAG TTCCTGCTATTGAGGAGAACTTGGTAGATGACAAGCATTTGCTGAAACCTTGGGATGCTAAGAAG ctGTCCTCATCCTCCTCTCGACCTCGATCCTGTGAAGTCCCTGGAATCAA CATCTTTCCATCTCCTGACCAGCCTGCCAATGTGCCTGTCCTCCCACCTGCCATGAACACGGGGGGATCCCTACCTGACCTCACCAACCTGCACTTCCCCCCTCCGTTGCCCACTCCCTTGGACCCTGAGGAGACAGTCTACCCCAGCCTGAGTGGGGGCAACAGTACCTCCAATTTGACCCATACTATGACCCATTTGGGCATCAGTGGAGGTCTGGGCTTGGGACCCAGCTATGATGTAGCAG GACTTCACTCACCTCTTAGCCACCCATCCCTGCAGTCCTCCCTAAGTAATCCCAACCTCCAGGCTTCCCTAAGCAGTCCTCAACCCCAGCTGCAGGGTTCCCATAGTCACCCATCACTGCCTGCCTCCTCCTTGGCCCACCATGCACTGCCCACCACCTCCCTGGGCCACCCGTCACTTAGTGCCCCcgccctttcctcctcctcttcctcttcatccacTTCATCTCCTGTCCTGAGCGCCCCCCCTTACCCAGCTTCTACTCCCGGGGCCTCTCCCCGCCACCGCCGTGTGCCCCTCAGCCCCCTGAGCTTGCCCGCGGGCCCAGCCGACGCCAGAAGGTCCCAACAGCAGCTGCCCAAACAGTTTTCGCCAACAATGTCACCCACCTTGTCTTCCATCACTCAG CTGGAGCAGTTCAACATGGAGAGCCCATCAACCAGCCTGGTGCTGGATCCCCCGGCCTTTCCTGAAGGGCCTGGATTTTTAGGGAGTGAGGGATCAGTTAGTGGCCCCCAGGATCCTCATGTCCTCAACCACCAGAACTTGACCCACTGTTCTCGCCATGGCTCAGGACCCAATATCATACTCACAG GAGACTCCTCCCCAGGTTTCTCTAAGGAGATTGCAGCAGCCTTGGCTGGAGTACCTGGCTTTGAGGTGTCAGCATCTGGGttggagctggggctggggctggaagaTGAGCTGCGCATGGAGCCACTGGGCCTGGAAGGACTAACCATGCTGAGTGACCCCTGTGCCCTGCTGCCTGACCCTGCTGTGGAGGATTCATTCCGTAGTGACCGGCTACAGTGA